One segment of Vagococcus martis DNA contains the following:
- a CDS encoding GIY-YIG nuclease family protein — protein MAQTKHHYFYVLLCADNTFYAGYTTNLERRLAEHNSGKGAKYTRLKKRRPAKMIHHEVFETKSEAMQKEYAFKQLTRLKKETYLADN, from the coding sequence ATGGCACAAACTAAACATCATTATTTTTATGTATTATTATGTGCTGACAATACTTTTTATGCTGGTTATACAACAAACTTAGAAAGACGACTAGCTGAACATAACTCTGGTAAAGGCGCAAAATATACTAGACTAAAAAAAAGACGCCCGGCAAAAATGATTCACCATGAAGTATTTGAAACAAAAAGTGAAGCCATGCAAAAAGAGTATGCCTTTAAACAATTAACACGTCTTAAAAAAGAAACCTATTTAGCCGATAATTAA
- the acpP gene encoding acyl carrier protein gives MSRDEVFGKIQTIIVEHFEVDEDKVTETTNIKEDLDADSISIMEFVLELEDVFDAEISDEDAEKIETVGAAVDYIVANQ, from the coding sequence ATGTCTAGAGATGAAGTATTTGGTAAAATCCAAACAATTATCGTTGAGCACTTTGAAGTAGATGAAGATAAAGTGACTGAAACAACAAATATCAAAGAAGATTTAGATGCAGATTCAATTAGCATTATGGAATTTGTTTTAGAATTAGAAGATGTCTTTGATGCAGAAATTTCTGATGAAGATGCAGAAAAAATTGAAACAGTTGGCGCAGCAGTTGATTATATCGTTGCAAACCAATAA